The genomic DNA ATCCAAAGGAACGCCCTGGGCGACTCTGTATATGCTAGACATAACCTCTGCCCAAAGGCTGACTAGCTGGACAAGATAGGCCGACAACGACAATGGCGTGTCGACAAGCTtggacgagctggacggATTTGCAGAGAAGAATGGAGTCTGCGACTCCTCCTGCTTTTCGAACACTTCCGCTTCACACGGTAACCGGATAAAGATGTCTCTGGCGTCGAGAGTGCTTAACCGGTTCGGGAACATGCCGTTCAGTCGTTCAAGTACGAAACATGCCCAGTACGTCCGTCTCCTGCTTTCCGAATAAGCCGCTCTGGCTAAGCCATACGGGAACACGGTCAGATGCGCGTTGATCGATTTGTCGAGCTCCAAGTTCAGCTGCAGACACGTAGCCATCGAGATCGCCGCACTCGACATGGCGTTTGCTTCGTCCGGGTCCGATATGGACAGGTAGTAGAGGGCTAGCAAGAGCCGAGTTTGCACGAGTTGTAGACCCGAGGCAGCGCGATGTTGCGCATAGCGGGCGACTTGGGCGTATTCGTGGGCGACTCTCTTGAGCCCGCCCGACAAGGCGAcaccgacggcgaggatgctATAGGTGAGCATCAGGTCTTCTGGAGACTTTGTATGAGCATTATCGATCACCCAGGATTTGAACGCTGTCTCGGGCAAAAAACGAAGGGCCATGGTGCTGTCGGTGTGtacgaagaaggaagagattACGGTGTTAATTGACTGAGGGTCGGAGACGTACGGATCTGATTGCCATGCTCGGTTCAGCACATTCTCGTGAATACGAGGAAGCTCAATTGGCTGACGGTGCTGCCAGGATATGCTTGTATTGGCCGTCTCGCCaaaagacataggaggtTCGTCCCTcatcgaggaggaagagtcGAAGCCGAGTCGCATCCTCTTGTGAGGCATCGAGGGCTCCGGGCTCGGCTGGCGGTACGTGGTACGAGGGGAAACAGAGGCGCTGGAATTACTACCAGGACGGTGCATATCGTTCGGGTTGGCCGAGCCCCCCATACGCCTCATGTCTTCCGGTTCAGCGGGGGGCGTTGATGGAGACGTATTGTGGCCGCCTCGTGGTCTGTCAACCCAACTCCTAGTCAGCACAATTCGGTTGAATATGGGGAGACCAGCTCCGTACGGCCGTGGGGGCCCCCATTAACACTCACGCGTTCTTGAACTTGCAGATCCGTCCAAACTTCTCGCACTGCACGCAGCGGGGATAGTCGGGGTCGCACTtgatcttcttctctctgcAGGTGACACATGCAATCGCCAGTCTCTTTCTTGGCTTTCCGGCCTTGGTCACGCCCCAGTGGGCATTGACAGCCTCGCCGTCAATGACAGTCTTGCAGTGGCTGCCATCGTCGTAAAAGTAGCACATGCCCTCCCCTGGCACCTCGGCGGCACGGACGAACCGGGGGAGAAAGTGGGTTCCCGTCCAGATCTTGGGGCCGAGACCATCCTTTGACGGGATCCCTTCGGAGCTCGAGGTACTGACTTGTGCCGATGCCTGCATTAAGCTGGACCCGGACGAGGGGCGGTGGTCTCGGTAGGAGGACCCCGCGTCTTTGTTGCTGGGATACTGGTACGACATTCTGTCATGCGTGGCCCGGAGTGAAGGATGGCTCTCTCTAGACACCAGGGCGTACTCGTGTTTTCCCGCCTCGTTGTGCATCGACCACTTACTGCTACCCAAGCCAATGTCGGATCTGGATTCCGGGCGTGGGTGTTCCGGCTCACGGTACCTTGGAGACCCAGACCCTGAGAACGAACGAGACAGCCCATGCAGCGCCTGCCTCTCATGGTCGTATCTCGCATCATAGGTACTCCGCGGCTGGGACATGGTCGGTGAAGTCTCCTGCGGAGGGAAGTACGAGGCGGCGTACGAACGGTCGCCCTGAGGCTGTGACATGCGAGGCCAGTCCAGGGGAGATGTTGCCGGGTATGTACCGGGGCGGTCGGACGATGGGGAGTGCAAAGGCCTGACTGAGGACGGGGGCCCAAACAAGCTGCTCAATGATGGTAGTTGCTGCCGAGGGGCACTCTGTGCCGAATTCTTACGGCTCGAGCCGTCATCATGACTCTTGCCTACAGTGGACATATCGGCCGTCGAGCCATGCTCGTAGTTGGACAtaggaggagagagggggccGAATCTGGCGTTCCAAAGCTTTTCCACGGGAGGAGACGGTCTGGAGGAGTacgaggatgaagaagggcTAACCAGCCCGGGAGGAGAATCTGGGGCGGCCAATCGGGAATGAGGCTCCAAAGCTAGAATACCCATTGAGAAAGCGAATTGATGCCGCTGGGGGTAGAGCCGTTGGGCATGGACTGCCTGGCACACTTTCCAGTTCGACCTCCACGTTCTTGGGAGGGAATGGAGGATGGTGTGAGCACAATGTATTGCTCCAGGTGAGAATCGAGTCGGGCTGATAGCTCAGCGGTCTGGCCGCACTGCGGACTGCTATCAAGGTTGGCTGCTCTGTAAAACACGGCCGGGACGTGCCGAGAGAGTATGTGACCAAGGTCCAGGAGTACAATAAGAGACGATATCTCCCAGGTACGGCGTGTGGGTCTGCTCTGGCGGTTTCGATGTTTGCAACAAGGTTGGCTATGTTGTCTGTCCGTGCTTAAGGTGTTATTGACTCAAGAAGGGAAAATGTAAGAGAGTAAGAAAGGCAGAAGAAGGTGAGAAGGAGCAGGATGAAGGAGACTGGTGGCTTTTGAGTAAGATAGTAGGGCAGGCGCGGAGAACGCCTCAAGGTATGCATATCCTATCCACCTCATGTATACACATGTTCATGGGAATTGTTGCCCAGTTGCCCCTCTGTCCACACTCAGGGTAGCGAGCTGCAAGTGAGATACACCGAGGGGCCAAAAGTAGACACTAAGGAACAGAACCAACAAACTGGATTGGCTTGGCTTATTAGATTGGGGGAAGGGAGCCGGAAGGGGCACCGATAGAGTGCTGCAGGTGTACACGACGGGTAAGAAGTACCGTTCGTTCTAGGCGCACACACGTGCGGTGCATCTTCCATGGCCCTTGCCCGTGTCTCCGCTGTCTTTTTTGGCTTGGCAAGGATGGGGGGTGAGGATGGAGGCTAAACCAGCCTAGCGCGTTGTCGGCACCGACGGCATGGCGTGTGTGAGAAAAGCCTCGTCgagtggaggaggaggaggaagatgaggagaaggagggagcCAGAGCTTTCAACGTGTACCCAGGAGACACAACTTGCATTCTCTCGAGGCATTCATCAGTCTGACGGATAGGGCCTGCACCCAACGTAGCAGCGTAATAAGGCACAGCGATGGTAAAACGGGGCAACTGGGTCCCGTTATGCTCGATGAGGGAATCCTGGCTGCATGCTTGCCAGGCAGGTCCAGGTGAGAGTGGatgacgggggggggggggggggggggtaaagAAGTGTATCGGAGGGGTGACATGGAGAGCAAAGAAGCCGCGAAGGGAGGATAGAGGGGACGCCCGGTAGAGCAGACGCCCCTGGTCAGGGATGGCCTGAAAGCAGTAAGGAGGTCTTGGGCTGAGGATCCTTGAGGGTACGGGGGCGGGAAGGATAAGACGGGTAGACAACCAGAAGCGAAAACGTGCGAGGCATGGTCTAGGTTCGGTCAAAGGGCCAATCTCTGGCGACGACATTGTTGCCAGAGACAACGGGATAGACGGAATGACGGTACCGATCCTTTCTTGCAGACGTCTTCAGATGAAAAACCCCGAGATAGAGTTCCTGGGGTCTTCTGGCACTGTAATGTAGACGACAAAGTTTGATGCCGGATCACACTATGAACCTACTGTCAAgccccttcttctcggcaCTAGGAAGTTGAGCGAAGGCAAACATTGAAGTGTGAAGAAGAGGACACATGGAGCTGCCATTCACCAGTGGCATTGCCAAGTCCAGAGCATTGGATAAACCGGGGTTAATGTGCtaaggagaaggaggaggaggaggaagaggaagaggaggaggggccggcgggcgggcggcggcgagttcTCTTGGAGGTTCGAAGGGTGGGTAATGAGTGTCGAAAATCCCTTGCCGTGATCCACCCAAAGCGAGCCAGATGGCGAAATGGACGTTACGAGATAGGCTCGGATTGCCAGGCGAGAAAATGAAATAACGAGAACGGTGAATGGGGTGTTGGTTCATTCCAAGACAGGCGGTTGTGGATCTCGGCGCGGGGTTGGAGCGCTGGTATCCCGTCACATCAACCCTGAGTGTCAGGGTGCAAAGCCAGCCCGTCCAATGGCGACAGGGCGGGAGGTAGACAGTTAGGGTACATGGCAGGTGGTGGATGCGACGTATCGTTGATGATCTGGCTGGTGAGTGGACTTCGGATGAAGGCGGCTTCAGCTGAAGGAGCCGGGTTTGCTCTGGGCCGTGGACTCGATGTCGTCCAATCCAAACCGTACCATACAGTAGGTAACCAGTAAAACGACCGCGGCGCCGCACACAGCACAGCGGGGCAGGGCCGTCGGCCGGCTTCCCTTCTTGCTGGCGTGCCTCGTGACCGGGGTCGTTGAGCACGATGAGGCGATACGTGCGGCCGCCTGGtgagaaggaaagaaaaggtACAAGGCCATCCAGCCAGGATGCAAGTGGCGTGTAAGTACTTACCTGCCTGTCTTGGGAGGTACCAGAAGCAGTCTTCGCAATGTTCTTGCGGGGTCCACGAGCACAAGGTTGACTCCCCTGCAGCGATAGCAGAGGCTAGTAAGACGCGTCCGGCATGTCTTCATTAGGTCGATCCCATTCCCCTGGGTGCACTGCGACGGTACGGAGGGCTGCGAAGATCTGGACCGAACCTGTTCAGGCCTGCAGCCGGCAGCGCAGCGTGCAGTAGATGGCAGAAGAGTGTATACCGAGAGGGCAAGAAGTCGAGCAATGGAGTTCCGCACCGAGGCTTGCCGGGTGGCCCTGCGCAAAGCCTACAATCCCGTCTCGGGTCTCGTTGTATTcgggtgagagagagagagagagagagagagaggccaTTCTGTTGACTTTTGTGTCTTCTCCGATGGCCGTAATGAAAGGTGGTAGGCGGTGGGTGGCTTTGGCCCTGCTGAGGGAGCGGGATCATCTGGTTTCCAAGAACGTCAACTTTGGTGAGAGCGGTTGAGGCGCAGGATCTGGCGAATAGTGAGGGATGGGCAGTAGTATTGTGGCATCATTTGCCAGGACCAAGTCGAAGCCAAAGCCAATGCCTGCCGGCAGGATGCTTTGTC from Colletotrichum higginsianum IMI 349063 chromosome 3, whole genome shotgun sequence includes the following:
- a CDS encoding Fungal specific transcription factor; the encoded protein is MGILALEPHSRLAAPDSPPGLVSPSSSSYSSRPSPPVEKLWNARFGPLSPPMSNYEHGSTADMSTVGKSHDDGSSRKNSAQSAPRQQLPSLSSLFGPPSSVRPLHSPSSDRPGTYPATSPLDWPRMSQPQGDRSYAASYFPPQETSPTMSQPRSTYDARYDHERQALHGLSRSFSGSGSPRYREPEHPRPESRSDIGLGSSKWSMHNEAGKHEYALVSRESHPSLRATHDRMSYQYPSNKDAGSSYRDHRPSSGSSLMQASAQVSTSSSEGIPSKDGLGPKIWTGTHFLPRFVRAAEVPGEGMCYFYDDGSHCKTVIDGEAVNAHWGVTKAGKPRKRLAIACVTCREKKIKCDPDYPRCVQCEKFGRICKFKNASWVDRPRGGHNTSPSTPPAEPEDMRRMGGSANPNDMHRPGSNSSASVSPRTTYRQPSPEPSMPHKRMRLGFDSSSSMRDEPPMSFGETANTSISWQHRQPIELPRIHENVLNRAWQSDPYVSDPQSINTVISSFFVHTDSTMALRFLPETAFKSWVIDNAHTKSPEDLMLTYSILAVGVALSGGLKRVAHEYAQVARYAQHRAASGLQLVQTRLLLALYYLSISDPDEANAMSSAAISMATCLQLNLELDKSINAHLTVFPYGLARAAYSESRRRTYWACFVLERLNGMFPNRLSTLDARDIFIRLPCEAEVFEKQEESQTPFFSANPSSSSKLVDTPLSLSAYLVQLVSLWAEVMSSIYRVAQGVPLDRDTAPFIESTRGRFIKWQESLPERFTYSADNMELAAQDGTLSTFLTVHLLHHHGLIKLHRHMCTSERLSPADRLQYLWRVCEESSRVLDMTSALEVLLQARRTPLSAPPPFMSHVILEAADVVTAEGALSEVSVLLDRLAVAGAVIDAASTVWEEARAHRAALEHRRDAIRILQGSQPGDAPSTGGKVFINDDEEKDIRRLPLGKCWQMEEPMDTMFGRFADIVYTRG